Proteins found in one Pseudorasbora parva isolate DD20220531a chromosome 11, ASM2467924v1, whole genome shotgun sequence genomic segment:
- the tmem144b gene encoding transmembrane protein 144b isoform X1: protein MALLAVIVLFVVRCCSSTLSVEEPPHSSNEASSTDTTYGFVACVFAVLLYGSYFVPVKTIDTGDGMFFQWICCSAIWFVGLVADTLFHPSRAHPAAMLGGALWATGNITAVPVVKFIGLGLGILLWGSSGLLIGWASSRFGWFGLHPEEVSKPILNYCGAGLCLLSAIIFFFVKSDGQKRISPETMPLLIDDRRLNPDNTSPSDSWVDTVSPKSKRVFGCILAIFSGALYGCSFVPVFYIKVHATTNSSMFSGSSENEIDYCFAHYSGIFLMSTVYFLTYCAIMKNRPRIYPRAILPGFLSGLMWGLATYAWLTANYYLSAVVTFPIVNAGYGLVAALWGSVVFKEVKVGSWELAGVCFGIMCCASRLTVNCLFKDLSLYVGTTRWQWWIRF, encoded by the exons ATGGCTTTACTAGCTGTAATTGTGCTTTTTGTTGTAAGATGCTGTAGTAGCACATTGTCAGTGGAAG AGCCCCCTCACTCCTCTAATGAAGCCAGCAGTACAGACACCACCTATGGCTTTGTGGCCTGTGTGTTTGCAGTGCTGTTGTATGGAAGTTACTTTGTTCCTGTTAAAACGATAGATACCGGCGATG GAATGTTTTTCCAGTGGATTTGCTGTTCAGCCATTTGGTTTGTTGGACTGGTTGCTGACACATTGTTTCACCCCTCCAGAGCTCATCCTGCAGCTATGCTTGGAGGTGCACTTTGGGCCACTG GAAATATAACAGCTGTCCCAGTTGTGAAGTTTATTGGCCTTGGACTTGGAATTTTGCTTTGGGGTTCCAGTGGATTGTTAATTGGATGGGCAAGCTCAAG GTTTGGCTGGTTTGGGCTGCATCCTGAGGAAGTGTCCAAACCGATACTCAATTACTGTGGAGCTGGCCTCTGTCTGCTAAG TGCCATCATATTCTTCTTTGTAAAAAGTGATGGTCAAAAACGTATTTCTCCTGAAACCATGCCTTTGTTAATTGATGATAGG AGGTTGAATCCAGACAACACAAGCCCCAGTGATTCATGGGTGGACACAGTTTCACCAAAGAGCAAAAGAGTTTT TGGCTGCATCTTGGCCATATTTTCAGGTGCCCTTTATGGCTGCTCTTTTGTGCCCGTTTTTTATATTAAAGTTCATGCCACAACCAATTCAAGTATGTTCTCTGGATCTAGTGAGAATG AAATTGATTACTGCTTTGCCCATTACAGTGGAATTTTCCTCATGAGCACAGTGTATTTTCTCACTTACTGTGCAATCATGAAGAACAGGCCTCGGATCTATCCCAGAGCGATCTTGCCTG GTTTTCTGAGTGGCTTGATGTGGGGATTAGCCACATATGCATGGCTTACGGCAAATTACTACCTTAGTGCAGTGGTCACATTCCCTATAGTTAATGCT GGTTATGGCTTAGTAGCTGCTCTGTGGGGAAGTGTGGTATTTAAAGAGGTCAAAGTAG GGTCTTGGGAACTTGCTGGTGTTTGTTTTGGCATCATGTGTTGTGCTAGCAGGCTCACTGTTAACTGCTTATTCAAAGATCTGAGTCTGTACGTTGgtaccacaaggtggcaatggtGGATCAGGTTTTAA
- the tmem144b gene encoding transmembrane protein 144b isoform X3 — MALLAVIVLFVVRCCSSTLSVEEPPHSSNEASSTDTTYGFVACVFAVLLYGSYFVPVKTIDTGDGMFFQWICCSAIWFVGLVADTLFHPSRAHPAAMLGGALWATGNITAVPVVKFIGLGLGILLWGSSGLLIGWASSRFGWFGLHPEEVSKPILNYCGAGLCLLSAIIFFFVKSDGQKRISPETMPLLIDDRRLNPDNTSPSDSWVDTVSPKSKRVFGCILAIFSGALYGCSFVPVFYIKVHATTNSSMFSGSSENEIDYCFAHYSGIFLMSTVYFLTYCAIMKNRPRIYPRAILPGFLSGLMWGLATYAWLTANYYLSAVVTFPIVNAGYGLVAALWGSVVFKEVKGLGNLLVFVLASCVVLAGSLLTAYSKI, encoded by the exons ATGGCTTTACTAGCTGTAATTGTGCTTTTTGTTGTAAGATGCTGTAGTAGCACATTGTCAGTGGAAG AGCCCCCTCACTCCTCTAATGAAGCCAGCAGTACAGACACCACCTATGGCTTTGTGGCCTGTGTGTTTGCAGTGCTGTTGTATGGAAGTTACTTTGTTCCTGTTAAAACGATAGATACCGGCGATG GAATGTTTTTCCAGTGGATTTGCTGTTCAGCCATTTGGTTTGTTGGACTGGTTGCTGACACATTGTTTCACCCCTCCAGAGCTCATCCTGCAGCTATGCTTGGAGGTGCACTTTGGGCCACTG GAAATATAACAGCTGTCCCAGTTGTGAAGTTTATTGGCCTTGGACTTGGAATTTTGCTTTGGGGTTCCAGTGGATTGTTAATTGGATGGGCAAGCTCAAG GTTTGGCTGGTTTGGGCTGCATCCTGAGGAAGTGTCCAAACCGATACTCAATTACTGTGGAGCTGGCCTCTGTCTGCTAAG TGCCATCATATTCTTCTTTGTAAAAAGTGATGGTCAAAAACGTATTTCTCCTGAAACCATGCCTTTGTTAATTGATGATAGG AGGTTGAATCCAGACAACACAAGCCCCAGTGATTCATGGGTGGACACAGTTTCACCAAAGAGCAAAAGAGTTTT TGGCTGCATCTTGGCCATATTTTCAGGTGCCCTTTATGGCTGCTCTTTTGTGCCCGTTTTTTATATTAAAGTTCATGCCACAACCAATTCAAGTATGTTCTCTGGATCTAGTGAGAATG AAATTGATTACTGCTTTGCCCATTACAGTGGAATTTTCCTCATGAGCACAGTGTATTTTCTCACTTACTGTGCAATCATGAAGAACAGGCCTCGGATCTATCCCAGAGCGATCTTGCCTG GTTTTCTGAGTGGCTTGATGTGGGGATTAGCCACATATGCATGGCTTACGGCAAATTACTACCTTAGTGCAGTGGTCACATTCCCTATAGTTAATGCT GGTTATGGCTTAGTAGCTGCTCTGTGGGGAAGTGTGGTATTTAAAGAGGTCAAA GGTCTTGGGAACTTGCTGGTGTTTGTTTTGGCATCATGTGTTGTGCTAGCAGGCTCACTGTTAACTGCTTATTCAAAGATCTGA
- the LOC137092913 gene encoding alcohol dehydrogenase class-3-like — protein METEGKLIKCKAAVAWEPGKALSIEEVEVAPPKAHEVRIKIAASGVCHSDWAYLYDVAKMKPRPFPLILGHEGAGTVEGVGPGVTKVSKGDKVIPLFLPQCGQCERCLSPKTNLCTKNWEKTQQGVLADGTSRITCKNQQVHQFIGISTFSEYTVVPEDNVTKIHPDAPLERVCLLGCGVSTGYGAAVNTGNVESGSTCVVFGLGAVGLAAVMGCKAAGATRVIAVDINPDKFEIAKTFGATEFVNPKDHNKPIQEVLRELTNGGVDFALECVGNVDVMRAAVEACSPAGGICVIVGWIEVEELSLSPLDILLGRTLKGTYFGGWKSVEAVPRLVQDYMSGKLLLDEFVTHRLTLDQINQAFDLMSTGKSIRTVIEM, from the exons ATGGAAACTGAGGGTAAG TTGATCAAGTGCAAGGCAGCAGTGGCCTGGGAACCAGGAAAAGCACTCTCCATTGAGGAAGTGGAGGTTGCCCCTCCAAAAGCACATGAAGTACGAATTAAG ATAGCAGCATCTGGCGTGTGCCACTCAGATTGGGCTTACCTGTATGATGTTGCTAAAATGAAGCCACGGCCTTTTCCTTTAATCCTGGGACATGAGGGAGCTGGAACGGTGGAGGGTGTTGGTCCAGGAGTTACAAAGGTGTCTAAAG GAGATAAAGTTATTCCTCTGTTCCTGCCACAGTGTGGACAATGTGAACGCTGCCTGAGTCCGAAGACAAACCTCTGCACCAAAAACTG GGAGAAAACTCAACAGGGTGTTCTTGCAGATGGCACTAGCAGGATCACCTGTAAGAATCAGCAGGTTCATCAGTTTATTGGTATCAGCACCTTCTCTGAATATACTGTTGTGCCAGAGGACAACGTCACCAAGATTCACCCAGATGCTCCTCTGGAAAGAGTCTGTCTGCTGGGCTGTGGAGTATCTACAGGATATGGTGCAGCAGTGAACACaggcaat GTAGAATCCGGCTCTACATGTGTGGTATTTGGTTTGGGTGCTGTGGGACTGGCAGCGGTCATGGGATGCAAGGCTGCCGGTGCAACCAGGGTCATCGCCGTCGACATCAACCCAGACAAGTTTGAAATCGCCAAGACATTTGGAGCCACTGAGTTTGTGAACCCTAAAGACCACAATAAACCCATTCAGGAAGTGCTGAGGGAACTGACTAATGGTGGAGTTGACTTCGCTCTTGAGTGTGTGGGCAATGTGGACGTCATG AGGGCTGCTGTGGAAGCATGCAGTCCTGCAGGGGGGATTTGTGTGATCGTAGGTTGGATTGAAGTGGAGGAACTTTCTCTGTCCCCCCTGGATATCCTGTTAGGAAGAACTCTGAAAGGCACTTATTTTGGAG GTTGGAAGAGTGTTGAGGCGGTGCCCAGATTGGTTCAAGATTATATGAGTGGGAAGCTTCTGCTCGATGAGTTTGTGACGCACAGACTGACTCTAGATCAGATTAACCAGGCCTTTGATCTCATGAGCACTGGAAAAAG tATTCGAACAGTGATTGAGATGTGA
- the tmem144b gene encoding transmembrane protein 144b isoform X2: MALLAVIVLFVVRCCSSTLSVEEPPHSSNEASSTDTTYGFVACVFAVLLYGSYFVPVKTIDTGDGMFFQWICCSAIWFVGLVADTLFHPSRAHPAAMLGGALWATGNITAVPVVKFIGLGLGILLWGSSGLLIGWASSRHWGNLPLKSFLSRFGWFGLHPEEVSKPILNYCGAGLCLLSAIIFFFVKSDGQKRISPETMPLLIDDRRLNPDNTSPSDSWVDTVSPKSKRVFGCILAIFSGALYGCSFVPVFYIKVHATTNSSMFSGSSENEIDYCFAHYSGIFLMSTVYFLTYCAIMKNRPRIYPRAILPGFLSGLMWGLATYAWLTANYYLSAVVTFPIVNAGYGLVAALWGSVVFKEVKGLGNLLVFVLASCVVLAGSLLTAYSKI, from the exons ATGGCTTTACTAGCTGTAATTGTGCTTTTTGTTGTAAGATGCTGTAGTAGCACATTGTCAGTGGAAG AGCCCCCTCACTCCTCTAATGAAGCCAGCAGTACAGACACCACCTATGGCTTTGTGGCCTGTGTGTTTGCAGTGCTGTTGTATGGAAGTTACTTTGTTCCTGTTAAAACGATAGATACCGGCGATG GAATGTTTTTCCAGTGGATTTGCTGTTCAGCCATTTGGTTTGTTGGACTGGTTGCTGACACATTGTTTCACCCCTCCAGAGCTCATCCTGCAGCTATGCTTGGAGGTGCACTTTGGGCCACTG GAAATATAACAGCTGTCCCAGTTGTGAAGTTTATTGGCCTTGGACTTGGAATTTTGCTTTGGGGTTCCAGTGGATTGTTAATTGGATGGGCAAGCTCAAG GCATTGGGGAAACTTACCTCTTAAGTCATTCCTTTCAAGGTTTGGCTGGTTTGGGCTGCATCCTGAGGAAGTGTCCAAACCGATACTCAATTACTGTGGAGCTGGCCTCTGTCTGCTAAG TGCCATCATATTCTTCTTTGTAAAAAGTGATGGTCAAAAACGTATTTCTCCTGAAACCATGCCTTTGTTAATTGATGATAGG AGGTTGAATCCAGACAACACAAGCCCCAGTGATTCATGGGTGGACACAGTTTCACCAAAGAGCAAAAGAGTTTT TGGCTGCATCTTGGCCATATTTTCAGGTGCCCTTTATGGCTGCTCTTTTGTGCCCGTTTTTTATATTAAAGTTCATGCCACAACCAATTCAAGTATGTTCTCTGGATCTAGTGAGAATG AAATTGATTACTGCTTTGCCCATTACAGTGGAATTTTCCTCATGAGCACAGTGTATTTTCTCACTTACTGTGCAATCATGAAGAACAGGCCTCGGATCTATCCCAGAGCGATCTTGCCTG GTTTTCTGAGTGGCTTGATGTGGGGATTAGCCACATATGCATGGCTTACGGCAAATTACTACCTTAGTGCAGTGGTCACATTCCCTATAGTTAATGCT GGTTATGGCTTAGTAGCTGCTCTGTGGGGAAGTGTGGTATTTAAAGAGGTCAAA GGTCTTGGGAACTTGCTGGTGTTTGTTTTGGCATCATGTGTTGTGCTAGCAGGCTCACTGTTAACTGCTTATTCAAAGATCTGA